CATTGTATTCGTCGAACTGCCCGACGTCGGCACTACAGTCACCAAAGATGACGAAGTCGTCGTGATCGAGTCGGTCAAGGCCGCCTCGGATATTCTGGCGCCCATCGACGGCGAAATCGTAGAGGTCAACGATGCCTTGGCCGACAATCCCAGTTTGGCCAACGAAGATGCCATCGGCGACGGCTGGTTCTTTAAGATCAAACCATCGGATCCGTCCCAGATGGACGATTTCATGGACGAAGCTGCCTACAAAGCAATGATTGATTGAGCGGAGCGCTATCATGACTTTCACCCCCACCGACTACCTGCCTTACGACTTTGCGAACCGCCGCCACATTGGCCCTTCACCGGCTGAGATGGAGCAGATGTTGCAGGTTGTGGGTGCGAAAGATCTTGAAGCGCTAATCGACGACACGCTTCCTGCGGAAATCCGGCAGAAAACGCCGCTGGATTTCGGCAAACCCAAGTCCGAACGCGAGTTGCTGCACCATATGAAAGTGGTGGCGTCCAAGAACAAGGTGCTCACCTCGCTCATCGGGCAAGGCTACCACGGCACCGTGACCCCGCCAGCCATCCAGCGCAACATTCTCGAAAATCCCGCTTGGTACACAGCTTACACGCCCTATCAGCCTGAGATCAGTCAAGGGCGGCTTGAGGCCTTGATCAATTTCCAAACCATGGTGACAGACCTCACCGGGCTCGAGATTTCCAATGCGTCATTGCTGGACGAGGCAACTGCGTGTGCCGAGGCCATGACCATGGCGCAGCGCGTCGCCAAGTCCAAAGCGACGGGGTTCTTCGTCGACGAGAACTGCCATCCGCAGAACATCGCCGTCATGAAAACACGCGCTGCGCCGCTGGGCATCGAGATTGTCGTGGGCAATCCAGACGATCTGGACCCGACCGCTGTCTTCGGTGCGATTTTCCAGTACCCAGGCACGCACGGTCATTTGCGTGACTTCACCGCCGAGATCGCGAAGCTGCACGAGCAGAATTCCA
Above is a window of Litoreibacter janthinus DNA encoding:
- the gcvH gene encoding glycine cleavage system protein GcvH; the encoded protein is MKYTEEHEWLRAEGDVMVVGITEHATTQLGDIVFVELPDVGTTVTKDDEVVVIESVKAASDILAPIDGEIVEVNDALADNPSLANEDAIGDGWFFKIKPSDPSQMDDFMDEAAYKAMID